A segment of the Amia ocellicauda isolate fAmiCal2 chromosome 5, fAmiCal2.hap1, whole genome shotgun sequence genome:
accatccccaccgtcaaacatggaggtggaaacattatgctttgggggtgtttttctgataaggggacaggacaactgcaccgcatcaaagggacgatggacggggccatgtaccataaaatcttgggtgagaacctccttccctcagccagggcattgaaaatgggtcgtgacaacatgacaatgacccaaaacacacagccaaggcaacaaaggagtggctcaagaagaagcacattaaggtcctggagtggcctagccagtctccagaccttaatcccatagaaaatctgtggagggagctgaaggttcgagttgccaaacgtcagcctcgaaaccttaatgacttggagaggatctgcaaagaggactgggacaaaatccctcctgagatgtgtgcaaacctggtggccaactacaagaaacgtctgacctctttgattgcctgcaagggttttgccaccaagtactaagtcgaaggggtcaaatacttatttccctcattaacatgcaaatcaattcataacttttttttaatgcatttttctgcatttctctgtctctcactgttaaaatacacctaacattaaaattatagactgatcatttctttgtcagtgggcaaatgtacaaaatcagcaggggatcaaatacttttttcccccactgtaagtgaatcaaagtaaatattttgatatgttaatcAGAGCTTGAGAAAATTCTGACAAAGTaatactgtttgtttgtttgttttaaaagggCAAAGAAGCAGAAGAATGAAGGAAATCAGTGTGTGTACTCCAAAAGAGTCATACAATATGAATCTTATTGTGTTCAAGCTTATTTAGCACTGAATAAAAATAGTTCACTTGCATATTCCTTCCTGCTTTCATGGAATTACTTCAAATTACAAACATGTTGAAGCCAATATAAGAGCCACTCTAGCTAAGCCATTTGCACTGTATTTCCTCAGCTGCAGCTGTCCCTGGAAGTTCATAAGCAACGAATGGCCAGTTTTTCAACTTCCAGCACCTTCTGCGTTCTATTTCAATTTTACTTTAACTATTGTTTTGTCACCACACTTGATTGCACTAAGACAAATATATAGACAGATGGTTTTAatacagtatttgtttttaaataagttgatgataataataatatttcttatTAGTATTTCTAGTTGAAGTTTCAACTAAACCCACATATAATCTCCTATCAAGATACAGATAGCTTAGTTGATAGTTTAAGTTGATCTAGGCACCTTAAACAGTTATTGTACATAGTTGTCACAAAACAATGTCACACATACAGTTCCATGTTGGTTAATAATCAGAGTAGAGTATTTTATGGCTGAATTACTTACAACTTTATTTAATGAGAAGTACAAGATactgcagaaaaacaaaacaaagatataGGCGTATACTACAGATAATGTGAATTATCCCCCAAAATACAGAATCTACTTCCAGCTAGTACCAATACACCATTTATCAATCTCTATATGTGGTCTTAAATTAGCTGTAATAAAATAACACCATTGATTTGTGTCAACTTGGAAGAAATCAAATGTTATTTAAACAGAATCAGCCTGTAGTAGTATAATGTCTTTGCTATTCTGTCTCTCTTAATATATAGAACTACAGATGTGTATTATTCCTAACAACACTTtcagacagaggaagattgcACAAATCAATTTGATGAATTATTCTTATCAGAAAAAGCAAAGCTACAATTAACACAACCAATTGCTTATACCAATTACACTTGCAGGAACAAGTATAGCATTTatcagtacaaaaataaaaaataaacaaagcgaAAAACACCACTGGGTGCCATGGAAACACCGACATAAAACAAATTCCAGAACAAATttaatgtatacaaaaataaaaaacaataaggtAAAAcactaaagagaaaaataaatgtcttataAAATAAGTTGTATCATACATTTTAGGCctatataataatgattatttcacaatgatctcaacatatatacatatatctccAGGAATTTTTAAAAAGCCATATATTTCTGACCataagattaaaacaaaaatgtaaaagaacaTCAAGTCTACAATTAGTGGAAagttttataatttaattgttcagtgctcagtgaaCACCTAAAGCACAGATGAAAGGCACTCATGGTCAAAGCTCTTTCACAGCTTCTAGAAAATTCTAGAATATTTTCTATATATGGAACTGTCACTTTTATATACTATTACAGTACATCCacttaatgtaatttaattaaggGCTTGTGGTCAAATGCATATAATCAGGATTTTGTCAGATCCTGATTCAGATCACTGTCAAATTTTACTTTTATTGCCACCTTTACATTGGTCACCTTCAGTAATTATGAGTCATAAATAACAAGCTGCTGCAAAATCAATCTAGCATATTAATATCAATCTGCTGAGTAATTTACTGAGGCAGGATGCCTGAACcttcatataaaaataatgtgtgaGCTCAGCATTAACTGAAGTATATttagaacacaaattaaagcttTGGAAGCTTGTGTTTTCCTTCATAATACAGGGATTTAAATACATCTTTTGCTTAATACATACACTCTCCAAGTTGTAAGAAACCTGACCTTATCAGTTATCTCACCTCTTTTTGCTATAAGCCTCCATAGACAAGCTCATCACAGCTGTTCATACACAATGATGTGGAAAGATGCAGCCCGATAAGAAATACTATTGATTATAAAGGGCTTTACTGAACTTAATCCAAACCTCATATTCACTTTTATCCACTGTTAACTCCAAAAGTACCACTGAACATTGCATCATCCAAAATGAACAGTATTACAAAACAGCCTGGCTCTTTCCCAGAAGCAGACTGTAtgtagtatgtatgtatgtctgtctgtatgtatgtccTAGCAGGAGTACCCTTAGAGAACAGGAAAAGTTTTGAGAACCTTCTAGTTAGCTAGTCAGCTATATCATTTACCTGGCAAAGACTCTGAAAATTAACCACTAGCATTTTTGGACTCCTCCACAGCCACCCAGACAGGATCCATCTCCAGTATCAGTGGATTGCATAGTTAACATACAGATGGCATTTAATGTGTCTGTAATAAAATCTGTTTTCAAGTATTAATGTGTCGACTGAAAGAAGATTACAAAACAgggttttctttcttaaaggAGTTGCAACTACAAAAATGCAAAACCTTAATCGTATTTACTTTAGGAGAACTGCTTATATCTTGCAATACACATGCATGTCTGTCAGCAATTGCAAGACATGTATAAAAGGTACACATCTGATATTCCTGTAATTAtagttattaaaataagtatcaaatgtaatattttcattccTTTCAAATCTTCAACTATATTAAGTTACGTTTAGAAGTGCTCTGCATTTTAAAAGGATTACATCAGTATTAGAAGCAACATCTTGCAATTTTAATTATGAGCTATTATTAAGCACCAATAGGAGCCACCAGCACTTTGTAGTTTAGCAGGCAAAGATTAGCTGAGAAAACAGAAAGTTACATTCAGGATTTCATGAGACAGCATCACCATAACACCCAAAGGTGTCATACACTCTGTTTGAATTTGAACATAAAAGACTCAATCACAGTGGCAGGTGTACTATTTTATTTCACATGGGAGAATGACTCATCTTTCTGGAAATTTGTTGATTCATGAAATTTGTAATTTTTGCTGCCCACTTTCATTTGAGCTTATCATAAAACTTGCGCTCAAATCAGTTGTTTGATAGTATCCTTTCATATTTTGTCTAcaattaaataatgttaatgaatTATTCTGTGAGGTAtgccaattaaaaataaataaaacaaacttacgaaaacaatacattatattttgatcAGTGATTTTACATTGACAAAGTGAAGAttataaaatggcaatgggtggAGCCAATGCAATGCATGGTGAAAATATCTGTGCAGACCTTCATCCATCAGTGTAATCagtgattatttatttgtatgtatatatacagtgagggaaaaaagtatttgatcccctgctgattttgtacatttgtccactgataaagaaaatatcagtctataattttaatggtaggtgtattttaacagtgagagacagaataacaacaaaacaatccagaaaaatgcatttcaaaaaagttataaattgatttaaatgttaatgagggaaataagtatttgatcccctatcaatcagcaagatttctggctcccaggtgacttttatacaggtaacgagctgagattaggagcactctcttaaagggagtgctcctaatctcagctcgttacctgtataaaagacacctgtccacagaaggaatcaatcatattccaaactctccaccatggtcaagaccaaagagctgtccaaggatgtcagggacaagattgtagacctacacaaggctggaatgggctacaagaccatcgccaagcagcttggtgagaaggtgacaacagttggtgcgattattcgcaggtggaagaaacacaaaataactgtcagtctccctcggtctgggtttccatgcaagatctcacctcgtggagtttcaatgatcatgagaatggtgaggaatcagcccagaactacacgggaggatcttgttaatgatctcaaggcagctgggaccatagtcaccaagaaaacaattggtaacacactacgccgtgaagcactgaaatcctgcagcgtctgcaaggtccccctgctcaagaaagcacatgtacaggcccatctgaagtttgccaacatctgaatgattcagaggagaactgggtgaaagtgttgtggtcagatgagaccaaaatcgagcatTTTGGCATCAGCTcatctcgccgtgtttggaggaggaggaatgctgcctatgaccccaagaacaccatccccaccatcaaacatggaggtggaaacaatatgctttgggggtgtttttctgctaaggggacaggacaactgcaccgcatcaaagtgACGacggacggggccatgtaccgtcaaatcttgggtgagaacctacttccctcagccaggccattgaaaatgggtcgtggatgggtattccagcatgacaatgacccaaaacacacagccaaggcaacaaaggagtggctcaagaagaagcacattaaggtcctggagtggcctagccagtctccagaccttaatgccatagaaaatctgtggagggagctgaaggttcgagctgccaaacatcagcctcgaaaccttaatgacttggagaggatctgcaaagaggagtgggacaaaatccctcctgagatgtgtgcaaacctggtggccaactacaagaaacgtctgacctctgtgattgccaacaagggttttgccaccaagtaataagtcgaaagggtcaaatacttatttccgtcattaacatgcaaatcaatttataacttttttgaaatgcgtttttctggatttgtttggtgttattctgtctctcactgataaaatacacctaccattaaaattatagactgatcatgtctttgtcagtgggcaaatgtacaaaatcagcaggggatcaaatacttttttccctcactgtgtatgtatatgtgtgtgtgtatatatataaggtaTATAAGGTATccacatttgatttttttttatatttttcttgatTATTTTGTAGTTTAGACTTCCTTCCCATCCAAAGCTAAATAACATCACATTTCATTCAACTCAGCTCCTATCTATGCTATTTTTCAGTGCAAATTATTTGAATGCTTTTTAAACTTGATTACCTCAGATTAAACATCATATACCATATGTGAGGCATATCAGGAAGGAACTCAACTGTGACTTATTCTCAAGAATTACAAATGGTTTTCAACACTAGGTTGTACAACTATATCCAACAATTAAAGGGATCAGGAGATTCTTACAGGACCACTGCAGTCTAACATCAATGAGAAAACTAATGTGAAAAGTACCATCTTCTTAACACAGCAGCAATCAACACCTTGTGTTCCAGTACAGTAAAACTATGCTTTAGGAATGCAAACATTGGTTTTCTATCTTATATTTTCTAGATATTTTATTCCTCAAGCCAGTGGTTGTGTCCCAAAACACTGGCAAATTGTTATAGTTAAGATAAGCTGAAGATGTTCATACGAATACAAGGAGCAAATGCTGATTTGTTTAACATGACTTAGTAAAACACACACCATCCAAGAGGTGGAGCAAATCAACCAATAATTAAAAGCATCCTTAGaatattaatttcacattaTCTGGCAATGAGGCAAAATTAATCCTATCATCATTACCATAAAAAGCAACTTGATCCAAAATTAAATTTGGTGTGGCAAGCTTTAATGTAGTCTAATGAGAGATGGTTCAGTGTTACATGACCAAATACAGATGAGCTTTTTGCTTAGCTAGCAAAAGGCTCTCAATAAAAGTAGCTCCTGTGACCCTCCCACTCCTTAGAGAAGCAATCAGGTTCCAAGTAGTGGTAAGATGCTTTCCAATCTAGATGATGATTTGTACCTTCAATAGAATTAATAGGGCACTGCAGAGACactatacaataaataatacaaggaAATGAGCCCTGTTCAATACTTTACTGTAATTATAACTATgctataaattaaaaatgtaaaaaaaattgtTGTTTTCACCAATTCCATTCACTTTTGAGCAATAGGATTAAAAAATAAGGGTTTTTTACATTTACGTTAAACTATCCGTCAAACTGATTTTGATGTGAGCAAAAGATTCCATATGATAAAAAGGATTCTAACACTGTTTTCTAATCTATTTTTGCAGTGGTGTGGAGTTTCCAACTATCTTCCTGTGCTTGGTTGAAAGGTAAAAAGttattaagaaaagaaaacactagttaaaataaagcaaattaagTGTTATTGTGACAGTACTTGAAATTCTGCTAGTCACATCTATAGGTAATGGAAAGTAATTAAGTTCAAAACATAAACAAAGAACATACTAGTTTATTGATTATTTAAGACATCagattgtataaaataataatatattatagtaAATAGGATTGTGACAACGATAGGAAAACTTGGAAAGTGTAACATACCATGAGATAAAAGGTATATGAAATCTTCTATTTTATcttgtatttcaaaattgttcAGATGACTTCAACACCAATGTGTTTTTTAACCAGAGAAATAATTAAAGTACAGACTTATTCACCTTGTCTTTCAATTCTATCTTCTGTACTCCCAATTTATGTGAAAGCAGTTTAAATGTTGTTAGATATCTCCTTTGCAATATCTGTTTCTCATCTCAATATACCACAACATATTAGGATTGATCTCTGAATTAGATGGTGTAGAGCTTGCTCGAATTACAAGCTTTTTGTATTTGACTCCTGTAGTTTCAATTCCTGGTGTCTGGTAACTGTATGCTTTAAATCCACAGCAAATTGCCACCATGAGTACAGACGCGGAGATGGCCGTTTTTGGCCCGGCTGCCATATACCTGAGGAAgcctgagagggagagaattgAGGCTCAGAACAAACCCTTTGATGCTAaaactgctgtgtttgtgtctgagcCCAAGGAGTTGTACCTTAAAGGTACTCTCCAGAGCAAAGAAGGGGGCAAAGCCACTGTAAAAACAGAGGGAGGCCAAGTAAGTAGTATCTATGGTATGATTGCAAAAGGCCTTATTTTTCATTCATCCAGGTGAACTAGTCTACTTAATAAGCACAACTTTGTCTCTCAGACTCTAACAGTTAAGGAAGATGAAGTCTTCCCCATGAATCCTCCTAAGTTTGATAAAATTGAGGACATGGCGATGATGACCCACCTCAATGAAGCCTCTGTGCTGTATAACCTCAAAGAGCGTTACGCAGCATGGATGATCTACGTAAGTCAATGAAactggggtaaaaaaaaaaaaaactcattaattaaatcataaatgtatCGTTGAATACATCTGAATTGTGTAGTGAAGTTCTGAATTATACTATTTCAGACCTACTCTGGGCTGTTTTGTGTAACTGTGAACCCCTACAAGTGGCTCCCAGTGTACAACCCAGAAGTTGTGACAGCGTACAGAGGCAAAAAGCGCATGGAGGCTCCACCACACATCTTCTCTGTCTCTGATAATGCCTATCAGAACATGCTCACTGGTAAATACTGTACAAATCACTCTAATTGTACACTCAataacaattttgaattgaaccaTGAAACTTAAGTACTTATTTAAGCTGTATTTCATATGTATTTACAGATCGTGAGAACCAGTCCGTCCTGATTACGtaagattacttcagtatgtatttatttatttcctcctGCACTAGAAGGACATGAGATTaactcttgttttgttttgccccCAGTGGAGAATCTGGTGCTGGAAAGACTGTGAACACGAAACGTGTCATCCAGTACTTTGCGACAATCGCAGTGTCTGGGGAAAAGAAAGCTCCAGATCCTGGCAAAATGCAGGTTAGATAGTGTTCCTTATGTTGGGTGAATAGTTTAGGAGAGCCCAGCTTTAACACCCTTGTTAATGGTCTAATGTCCTTCATAGGGAACCCTGGAGGATCAAATCATCTCAGCCAACCCTCTGCTGGAGGCTTTTGGTAATGCCAAGACAGTGAGGAATGACAACTCCTCTCGCTTTGTAAGTCAAAAATCAAATGCTAGTCTCAAATAATAAATGAAGTGCTTGCCATTTACATGGTCAGTATTTGAattttgtcttattttattcaaataggGTAAATTCATCAGAATCCATTTTGGAACTACAGGAAAACTAGCTTCTGCTGATATTGAGACTTGTAAGTAATTTTATTTCTCCTAaaacattaatgttttaatctttaaaaatgtaacaaaattaaaattaaaagaaatcttACAGATTTGCTGGAGAAGTCCAGAGTAACATTCCAGCTGTCTGATGAAAGGAGCTACCACATCTTTTATCAGATCATGACCAACCACAAGCCTGAGCTTATTGGTAAgatcttttattttaatgagtgAATAGAGATAATGAAACCTTCCTATAATGTCAGTTGCTGTATttgaaacatgtatatttttctttcatgcAGACATGCTTCTGATCACCACCAATCCCTATGACTTCCCTATGATCAGCCAGGGTCAGATCTCTGTGGCCAGCATTGATGACAAAGAGGAGCTGGTTGCCACAGATGTAAGTGCTATTAACTAGCTAATCAGGTAGAAGctgtaatatttaattattattatttatttatttatttattatctaatgtttaatattttagaCTGCCATTGATATTCTGGGGTTTACAAGTGAGGAGAAAACAGGCATTTACAAGCTGACTGGTGCTGTGATGCACCACGGTAATATGAAGTTCAAGCAGAAACAACGTGAGGAGCAGGCTGAACCTGATGGCACTGAGGGTAAACTTCAGATTTATGTTTTGGTTttcatacatttcttaattttgaCATGGAATATGTAGactggaaaacaaataaagttGTCAAGGGTTCCTATAACCTGGAGACCTCTCAATGAACCCTGTAGCTTCATTAATAGAACTTCCATAATCTCAACTCACATAGGGACTAAGCAGCAGCAGCTCATTTACAAGGAACTTTGGATGTCATACTGCACTGAACTCTACTCAACAGAAGACACTGTCGGTCATTAATTTTGGATCCACCATAAACGTCCACCTATAGTCAAAGAAAGTCATGATCTGGATTTGAAACCGACACAATCTAGGATACAATGTAGTGATTTATGACAATACCTGACTTGCTATTTTTGGTTTCAGTGGCTGATAAGATTGCGTACCTTTTGGGCCTGAACTCAGCTGACTTGCTCAAAGCCCTGTGCTTCCCCAGAGTGAAAGTCGGAAATGAGTATGTGACCAAGGGGCAGACTGTTCCACAGGTATGGAAGTCTGGTATTCAGACACTAATATATCTTCCTCAGAGTTTATCCATGCTGTGAAATGTGCTACATTCTGACCTGCTTTGTGTAAATGTAATTCTGTTATGCTAGGTCAACAATGCAGTTGGTGCCCTGGCTAAATCAGTCTATGAGAAAATGTTCTTGTGGATGGTTGTCCGCATTAATCAGATGTTGGACACCAAGCAACCAAGACAGTTCTTCATTGGGGTGCTGGATATTGCAGGATTTGAGATCTTTGATGTGagtaatattattttgttttaataaatgatCTAATCGAAAAAGATATTTGAAGATTTAATGTGATTTCCATATtggttttcaaaaaataaattggaaaaCTGTGTTTTCTCTGGCTACATACAACTGGGCAGAATTTTATATTACCAAGTATGAACTGCTGTATGAACATACACAATGCTGTTCTCAATTTATCTTGAATAGTTCAACAGTTTGGAACAGCTGTGCATCAACTTCACCAATGAAAAGCTGCAACAGTTCTTCAACCACCACATGTTTGTACTGGAACAAGAAGAGTACAAGAAGGAAGGCATTGAATGGGAGTTCATTGACTTCGGTATGGACTTGGCTGCCTGCATTGAGCTTATTGAGAAGGTTGGTAAAATACCCAGTGTTATGTatgaatacaattttacatctatctctctctctctaatcaaTTTCCTAAAATTTCTACAGCCCATGGGCATCTTCTCCATCCTTGAAGAGGAGTGCATGTTCCCCAAGGCATCAGACTTAACCTTCAAGAACAAGCTCTACGACCAACATCTTGGGAAATCCAACTGTTTCCAGAAACCCAAGCCTGCCAAAGGCAAGGCTGAGGCCCACTTCTCCCTGGTGCACTATGCTGGCACTGTGGACTACAATGTCAATGGCTGGCTGGACAAGAACAAGGACCCCCTGAATGACACTGTGGTGGGGCTGTACCAGAAATCCTCTGTCAAACTGCTGGCTCATCTGTATGCCAGCCATGGAGGACCTGAAGGTGATGTACTTGTATTACATTCTCACAAAAATCCTTATTTAAATTTTAGGAATTGCCCTGACATAACtgatcattttatttgttttaacagaGGCCGGTGGTGGAAAGAAAGGTGGCAAGAAGAAGGGCGGCTCTTTTCAGACAGTGTCTGCTCTCTTCAGGGTAAACATTTTACTATTGACTATATTTCTTGAGTCTCCTATTTCCCCATTAAACAAGTAAATTATGTTGCaacataaaacatttgaaaactaTGTCAATGCATTTAATCAATTTGTCCTCTTGTCACAACACAGGAAAACTTGGGCAAGCTGATGACTAACTTGAGGAGCACACATCCTCACTTTGTGCGTTGCTTGATTCCCAATGAATCAAAGACACCAGGTGCTGTCTACATGCTTTACATAATTCATATCCAAGTAAACTGTTGTATTTGAATACATACAATTCTGATTTTATTTACTGTTAACATTTAATTGTCATTCTAGGTCTCATGGAAAACTTCCTGGTTATCCACCAATTGAGGTGCAATGGTGTGCTAGAAGGTATCAGAATTTGCAGAAAAGGTTTCCCAAGCAGAATCCTCTACGGAGACTTCAAGCAAAGGtactgaaaaatacaatattagaaGATCAAACTGAAGATATACagatacttatatatatattgtcctATTGTGTGTCAAAAAGGTCTACTTTATTCTCTCTCATATTGTAATAGATACAAAGTATTGAATGCTAGTGCCATCCCAGAGGGTCAGTTCATTGACAGCAAGAAAGCTTCAGAGAAGCTCTTGGGATCCATCGATGTAGATCACACTCAGTATAAATTTGGGCACACCAAGGTAGGCATCCGTAAAGTATGTCTGCGTGGGACAATTCCATCTACATTGACCAAAAAGGGTAAACACTGGTTgttgaaacaatacaaaatataaatatatacaaacaataTATTGAAAAAGCACAATCATTAGACTCTCAGGAATATTCAAAGACTATaatgtgtaattattatttatcatttacattgaaaagcaatgaaaaaacacaatatgAAAACCAATCAAGTGGACAATGAGTTCTACATAATGTACACAGAAATAATATTGCAGTATGACTGAAGTATATCAGCAAGAAAGAAGTGATGATAAAGTCATAAGTCATAATCTCTTCTGGTTCCTCAATTACAGGTGTTCTTTAAAGCTGGCCTGCTGGGTACACTTGAGGAGATGCGAGATGAAAAACTGGCTGCACTGATCACCTGTACTCAGGCACTTTGCCGTGGTTTCGTGATGAGAGTGGAGTTCAAAAAAATGATGGAAAGGAGGTAACAGGAAAATGTGGCAACATATTTCAAAACTTAGAATCAAATGGTTTCTCAAGCTATGGATGAAGACAAAAACGTACATACCGAATAAATATCTAAGAACAAGCGTAATTGTTAAATAATTTTCCTTAATGATAAAAACTTGTATAAAATCTATGAAACCATATTTTCCATCTAACATGATTGTATATGTGTAATTTTATTATATGTGTCACTACAGCTTTACTCTTGCCCACCTCTTTGATATGTTGCATTATTTATGAAGTTACTAAGCACAACTAACCATCTCTCCTACAGGGAATCCATTTACACCATCCAGTACAACATCCGCTCATTCATGAATGTGAAACACTGGCCATGGATGAAGCTGTACTTCAAGATCAAGCCACTTCTGAAGAGCGCAGAAGCGGAGAAAGAATTTGCCAACATGAAGGAAGAATTTGTGAAATGCAAGGAAGATCTGGCAAAGGCAGAAGCCAAGAGAAAGGACCTTGAAGAGAAAATGGTGTCTCTGCTGCAGGAAAAGAATGACCTGGTGCTACAAGTGCAAGCTGTAAGCATATTGCTGCTTTGGACaatatgaaaaaatacaaaacaaatatggtATTGGGAATAGTTACACTGTAAAAGTCTTAGtacaattataatgtatttccaACTGTTACACTGTATAttatttaaacttaaaaaacatTGAATATATAATAGAAATGAAAGTAAGAACCTTTATagcaacattttgtatttcctaATGTTCAGTAATTTAATCAACAGGAAACTGAGAATCTCTCAGATGCTGAGGAAAGATGTGAAGGACTGATAAAGAACAAAATCCAGCTCGAGGCCAAAGTGAAGGAGATTACAGAGAGActggaggatgaggaggaaatgAACGCTGAGCTGACTGCCAAGAAGAGGAAACTGGAGGATGAGTGCTCTGAGCTCAAGAAAGACATTGATGACTTAGAGCTCACCTTGGCCAAAGTGGAGAAGGAGAAACACGCCACAGAAAACAAGGTACATTTTaagaaattaacattttaaagaaacatgCACCATCAGAAAGAGGTCTTCATTATGTCTGTTTAATAAAACTCCTATAGGTAAAAAACCTTACTGAAGAGATGGCCACTCAGGATGAGAGCATTGCCAAGTTAACCAAGGAGAAGAAAGCCCTCCAAGAGTCACACCAGCAGACTCTGGATGATCTGCAAGCAGAGGAAGACAAAGTCAACACTCTGACTAAAGCCAAGACCAAGCTTGAACAACAAGTGGATGATGTAAGTCATAGGTCCAAAATAGATTTGGAGACCCAACTACAACTTCATAACAAATAACTGACACTTCATTaattttattcaaaacattttatttctgtctCTTTTTCAAGCTGGAGG
Coding sequences within it:
- the LOC136750002 gene encoding myosin heavy chain, fast skeletal muscle — encoded protein: MSTDAEMAVFGPAAIYLRKPERERIEAQNKPFDAKTAVFVSEPKELYLKGTLQSKEGGKATVKTEGGQTLTVKEDEVFPMNPPKFDKIEDMAMMTHLNEASVLYNLKERYAAWMIYTYSGLFCVTVNPYKWLPVYNPEVVTAYRGKKRMEAPPHIFSVSDNAYQNMLTDRENQSVLITGESGAGKTVNTKRVIQYFATIAVSGEKKAPDPGKMQGTLEDQIISANPLLEAFGNAKTVRNDNSSRFGKFIRIHFGTTGKLASADIETYLLEKSRVTFQLSDERSYHIFYQIMTNHKPELIDMLLITTNPYDFPMISQGQISVASIDDKEELVATDTAIDILGFTSEEKTGIYKLTGAVMHHGNMKFKQKQREEQAEPDGTEVADKIAYLLGLNSADLLKALCFPRVKVGNEYVTKGQTVPQVWKSVGALAKSVYEKMFLWMVVRINQMLDTKQPRQFFIGVLDIAGFEIFDFNSLEQLCINFTNEKLQQFFNHHMFVLEQEEYKKEGIEWEFIDFGMDLAACIELIEKPMGIFSILEEECMFPKASDLTFKNKLYDQHLGKSNCFQKPKPAKGKAEAHFSLVHYAGTVDYNVNGWLDKNKDPLNDTVVGLYQKSSVKLLAHLYASHGGPEEAGGGKKGGKKKGGSFQTVSALFRENLGKLMTNLRSTHPHFVRCLIPNESKTPGLMENFLVIHQLRCNGVLEGIRICRKGFPSRILYGDFKQRYKVLNASAIPEGQFIDSKKASEKLLGSIDVDHTQYKFGHTKVFFKAGLLGTLEEMRDEKLAALITCTQALCRGFVMRVEFKKMMERRESIYTIQYNIRSFMNVKHWPWMKLYFKIKPLLKSAEAEKEFANMKEEFVKCKEDLAKAEAKRKDLEEKMVSLLQEKNDLVLQVQAETENLSDAEERCEGLIKNKIQLEAKVKEITERLEDEEEMNAELTAKKRKLEDECSELKKDIDDLELTLAKVEKEKHATENKVKNLTEEMATQDESIAKLTKEKKALQESHQQTLDDLQAEEDKVNTLTKAKTKLEQQVDDLEGSLEQEKKLRMDLERAKRKLEGDLKLAQESIMDLENDKQQSDEKIKKKDFESSQLLSKIEDEQALGAQLQKKIKELQARIEELEEEIEAERAARAKTEKQRADLSRELEEISERLEEAGGATSAQIEMNKKREAEFQKLRRDLEESTLQHEATAAALRKKQADSMAELGEQIDNLQRVKQKLEKEKSEYKMEIDDLSSNMESVAKSKANLEKMCRTLEDQLSELKAKSDETLRQMNDINTQKARLQTENGEFARQLEEKEAMVSQLTRGKQAYTQQIEELKRHMEEETKAKSALAHALQSARHDCDLLREQYEEEQEAKAELQRGMSKANSEVAQWRTKYETDAIQRTEELEESKKKLAQRLQDAEEQIEAVNSKCASLEKTKQRLQGEVEDLMIDVERANAQAAALDKKQRNFDKVLAEWKQKFEEGQAELEAAQKESRSLSTELFKMKNSYEEALDHLETLKRENKNLQQEISDLTEQIGETGKTIHELEKAKKQAETEKSEIQTALEEAEATLEHEEAKILRVQLELNQVKSEVERKVAEKDEEIEQMKRNNQRIVDQMQSALDSEIRSRNDALRVKKKMEGDLNEMEIQLSHANRQAAEAQKQLRNVQGQLKDAQLHLDDAIRGQEDMKEQVAMVERRNTLMMAEIEEMRAALEQTERGRKVAEQELLDASERVQLLHSQNTSLINTKKKLESDISQLQGEVDDTVQEARNAEEKAKKAITDAAMMAEELKKEQDTSAHLERMKKNLEVTVKDLQHRLDEAEQLAMKGGKKQLQKLEARVHELENELEAEQRRGADAIKGLRKYERRVKELTYQAEEDKKNVNRLQDLVDKLQLKVKAYKRQAEEAEEQANAHLSKFRKVQHELEEAEERADISESQVNKLRAKSREIGKEKSAE